Genomic window (Nicotiana sylvestris chromosome 7, ASM39365v2, whole genome shotgun sequence):
CACACCGCGACAAAAATGACCATGTCTGTCCTGAACCTCGCTATCGCTGCAAACTCGACACTCGTGAGCTCTCACCTGGTCCTAACTGAGTATAGCGGTCATACCTATAACCCTATAGCTGAGGTAGTGGAGGCCTAGGTGGCCATCCGAAGTACTTTGGCCTATAACTACCCCAAGACTGCTCTTGAGACCTGGCAAATCTCATCCACTTATGCTGCTCCTGCTCAATCCTCTCTGTATCCTGCTGCCGACGCCTGCCTCTTTCTATATTCTGGGTGAATGCCTGAATCTGGGAGATATTCATACTATCCTACAATGCAGCAGTGGCACATGTCTCACTCAACTCTCGGGCCAACATGCTATAAACCTATGAATACTGTCccgcatagtagcaactatggatggaGCATATCTGGCCAATGAGTCAAAATAGAGACTATCCTCTCGAACGCTCATACTGCCCTACTTGAGGGCTAGAAGCTGATCGACTCGAGCCTATCGGATCTCCCGCAgtaagtactggtcaagaaaggcatctgaaaaattctcccaaatagtTGGAGGTGCATTATGTCCCCTGGACCTCTCCCATCCCTCGTACCAAAGggtggctatatctcggagtcAAAAAGCTGCTAACTCAATTTCCTCTTTCTCTGTGGCATGCATAATTCGAAAGATCCTGTGAAGCTTATCTATGAAATCCTGCGAGTCCTCCCTCTGATCTATCCCCATGAACTCTAGGGGACACAAAGTAATAAACTCTTGGACCTTTGAACTCCCAGACCCCTCAAAAGACCCAGCACTAGTTGATGCCCTAGCCTATTGCTGGGTAGCTACCAACTGTGTCAACAAATGCACCGCACTCCTCAAGTCTTGATTTGATGGAAGTAGAGGGGAAACTGGATGTGCGGTAtccctaggaatctcctcaggtggTGTAGGAGTCGGTAATGGCCGAGTATGGGTCTCACCCCGGGCCTCAAACTGGGCCCCATCTACTAAGGGTACCCTGCTGGTCCCCTTACCCGCTGCTGTATCTCTCATATGACTAGCCATTATCTTCTTAGTTACCGTCATCTCTGTATGCAAATACCAATACataagtttaactcaaatttattATAACTCAGTTCTACAACACAATTTAGATTTTaaagaagggtaaccaactcATAAATGTCTTGTAATTCCCTGCTTATATAATATGGTGCAtaacacatctataaacaagaccctactagacacgacttataGACTCCCTAGAATAGAACTACTCTAATACTAAGTTTTTCAAGCCCCGAACCCGAGGGCGAgactggcacccggtgcctcacTTAACCAAGCGTACCAACTTGAGACTGAGGGACTCTGAACAtacaatgtcatactttggccataaggtcacattgcaagacaacttgTGGCATAAAAGATAAAACTGAATGGAAACTAGCTCTGACTGAACATCAATATAAAGTTGGGCCGACAAGGCCTCCATAACTACTAtagctgacaaaccaacaaaaatatacatacaatgcctacaagcccaacatactgcaccgACTactaggatatgtctacaagcctctactgatggatgtacTGTGGTCGGAATAGAGCCTCAACCCAcccataatatatataaatacatacaCAATATGTATTAAAAAccctagacccggcaactccgaaggacatggagcttaccgatcaagctgaacacCGATAACACCAATGAAGGAGGTCTACCAGTCTGTCTATTCGAACatacatgcatgaaatgcagcgtccctaggaaaaggatgtcagtacgaaataatataccgagtatgtaaggcaataaaataactgaaagctaaaactgaactgataatataataactgaaagtaactgggagtcaaagatgatcTGGAGATATACTTAGCTgctgatactaactcaactctctcaatatagtaagtaaaatagtcatccggccttataaggctcggtacgtGTAActgctcggccatagtaggcttgctcataggtgctcgaccatactaggcttaGTATCTCGACCGTTCTGGATTCGCTCATAGGCAGTCGACCATAATGGGCTCGGTATATAACCTACCATCTAATCAAaagttgcccaataggggcttgcccaccgattatagctcggtggtggtgaaaatactgtaatattgtatatatatagacCTTCTACCCTCTTGACTGAAAAAAGATAATACTTAACTGAATAGAAAGTTCCAATtagggagaatactgtaacttctgagactaggataatgtgaataaattcaggaatacgaactcctctttatgtctcgttatcaaatgCATGTAGTtatgagatcatgccaaaatgaaagaaaggtttagccttaacataccttgtcaCAATATTTCCAATAACCACATTGAACTCGTCTCTTCTCACCTTAATCTATAACaacgataataatactatcattaagttACGAAAGGTACAATTATCACATAACAAATGGCAAGCTTATTTTATATTAAAACGGGTAACATCTCCCATATAATCTTTACTTCCTCCCAATTTTAGATAATACCAACAACATAACAacacaataataaaaatatatatacattatttttcaaccttatatacaccacaaaatactacaaaacatcccaacacaccccaatctcttcatacacaaaacgaccaccgtagtagtgtcaaacatCCCAAAAATATTACGATGAACGACCAACCCACCACCATGCATTTATGTGATATGTATCCACACCCTTTCTCCTCCAAAACTCCCTAAAACAGTAGCAAAACACACAATCCAACAGCAACACGAAATAGCCCACAAAATAGTCCATTACAAGttaaataactcgaactcacgacttccgatcaccgtcccgtgagttcttacaattatagaatgaaTTTTCATACATTTATAGGAAAAAAAATGGATAAAAAAGATCAGTAAACTAACCTTATTTGTTTAATATCTCAgctcctatcttggttcttcaaacgcTAGGTTTTCCTCCAACTAGAAATTGATAATctgagaaaatcaattagggtttgtgttCAATTTTTGGGAGGATTTTTACAGGGGCTTATCTCTggttatttttatatataatgaGTGTTATATTTTCAGGAGATAAGCCCTTAAAAAGGCTCTTTGGCTGACCCAAAATAGCCCATATTTGGACATATTTAGTCCTCTCATTTAAgtaagtaggtgacacacctacttgtcacctaacAGTTTGTGTAGTCTCACAAACACACATATCTCTCTCTACCActatgtcgtattgacaaacgatTTAATGCGTTCGAAAATAGACTCACAGATCTTCAATTTGATGGTGGATCACCCCGTAAATCTAAGTATATTGGGAAAATCGCAGTGACATTTGACCCGAATTTTGGTAAAACTTATGaacgtaacttgtgatgactttcatcGACTTTTGTTCCATAACTCGCTTGATCTCAAAATGTAACACATGACTATCATAAGACTAAAATAAATTATAACATAAACCTCTTATTAtattaagaaccctagtctcaccccaaaggtgcgggttataacattcccaacttgtccaCTTTCGACGAAATATTATTCATTTCAATTCCTTTAGCTTCtaaaccttccaaccctctttgtgcttgttgttcatgatcttcaATATTTGTAACCTTCGAGGTAACATAATTAACTTAccttatgtactttcaaagatgatctcatttttgGTCTTACATTAGTTTGCTTACGACACacttttacgtacgaaaatatAAGTGTAACACGTTTGGGGGTAGGGGTCAGTTTATGAGGGGCATCCTAGCAGGCCAATGCATTCAGCACCACAGCCTACTCGAGGTGCTCCAACACTACCCTACTTCAGTGCTATTCTTGAGAGTACTTACTGTTTGCCAACTATTTAGGCTTCCTCTAGTGGGTATTCATGCTATCAGGGTCAGACTCAGAGTCAGCAGTTCTCCACTCAGAGAGATTGTTTTTAGTGCGGGGAGTTGGGCCACATGAAAAGGTTTTGCCCTAGGTTTCAGGGCAAGGCACTGCAGCAGGAACATCGGCCTACCAGCTATCGCACCGCTCGGCCGCCTGGCCAGAGGCGGATTTCAAGTGGGTAGGGGTCGccttagaggtggaggccaaatAGGTGGCGCTCCATCTAGATTCTATGCCTTCCCATCCAGGCTAGAGTTAATCACCTCCGATGTAGTGAACACATGTACTATTTTTGTCTGCCGTAGAGATGTTTCGGTACTATTTGTTCTAGGGTCTACTTTTTCCTATGTTTCTTCTCTATTTGCTCCTTATCTGGATGTATCTAGTAAGTCCTTGGGTGttcatgtatatgtgtccacgCCAGTGGGTGATTCTGTTATTGTGGATCGGGTTCATCAGTCTTGTTTAGTGACTTTCTATGGCTATGAGACTAGAGCGGATCTTCTATTGCTTGATATGATTGACATCAAGGTTATCTTggacatggactggttgtctccgtacCATTTCATTATCAATTTCCATGCTGAGACTGTTACCTTGGGGATACTTGAGTTTCTCAAATTAGAGTGGAGAGGTTCATTTATTGGTACTTCCTATCAGGTTATTTCTTtcttgaaggctcgacatatggtctaGAAGGATTGTTTGGCATATTTGGCCGTTGTTGGAGATAATACTGTGGAGACTCCCACCAAAGATATTTTGCTTGTAGTGCGGGGGTTTTTCGATGTTTTTTTGTTGatctaccgggtatgccaccggaTCAGGATATCGATTttgatattgatttggtgccaggcactcagTCTATATCTATTTTGCCTTATTGCATGGCTCCAAAGGAGTTGAgggagttgaaggatcagcttCAGGAGTTGCTCGAGAAGGGATTCATTAGGCCGAGTATGTcatcttggggtgcaccagttttatttgtgaagaagaagtatGGGAGTATgtagatgtgtattgattactgtTAGTAGAACAAAgtcaccattaagaacaagtaatTGTTGCcatgtattgatgatttgtttgatcggCTATAGGGTTCTAGAGTGTTCTCAAAGATCGACATTCATGCTtcggatattccaaagacggctttccggactagatatgagcactatgagtttctagtgatgtccttcgacTTGACTAGTGCCCCGTcaatttatggatttgatgaatcaggTATTCATGATAtatcttgattcatttgtcattgtcttcattgatgacatattgATCTACTCGCATAGTATGGAGGAACACGAACACCATTTGAGGATAATGCTCGAGACTTTGCGGGAACAAAAGCTATACGCTAAGTTCTCCATGCGAGTTCTAGTTAGATtctgtggctttcttggggcatattgtttCAGGTGAGGGTATTAAGGTGTATCCTaggaagattgaggcagttcagagttggtctCGTCCTACCACAACaaccgagatcaggagtttcatTGGGCTAGCATGTTGTTATCGCCGGATTTTgcagggtttctcatctattgtacCTCATTTggctagattgacccagaagagtGCTTAGTGTAGATGGTCTGATGATTGCGAGGCGAGAgtttagaagctcaagaccgcATTGACTACAACaatggtgttggttttgcccttC
Coding sequences:
- the LOC138873706 gene encoding uncharacterized protein; its protein translation is MEMRSTINNLSRKGSDNETRKTESEERECFVEVIHERRARDNQGNQTPTGSFFIRHSRLEFPKFSGHDLKTWLYKVDPFSSMDEVPFGQRVKVTSIHLEGEAIAWHMAYIKPRNSVIDPTWTEYVITLNERFGKEFEDHMESLKNLVQSDSLKEYQAEFDRLLTGVNLSNENTISCITTTTDKPTKIYIQDLQAQLTAPTNRICLQASTDEWSTFSYVSSLFAPYLDVSSKSLGVHVYVSTPVGDSVIVDRVHQSCLVTFYGYETRADLLLLDMIDIKVILDMDWLSPYHFIINFHAETVTLGILEFLKLEWRGSFIGTSYQDIDFDIDLVPGTQSISILPYCMAPKELRELKDQLQELLEKGFIRPSMSSWGAPVLFGSRVFSKIDIHASDIPKTAFRTRYEHYEFLVMSFDLTSAPSIYGFDESGEGIKVYPRKIEAVQSWSRPTTTTEIRSFIGLACCYRRILQGFSSIVPHLARLTQKSA